A single window of Pungitius pungitius chromosome 20, fPunPun2.1, whole genome shotgun sequence DNA harbors:
- the c20h1orf131 gene encoding uncharacterized protein C1orf131 homolog isoform X1: MERKEDGDSHFLEHVLDKLYEFDHEPASKRKEKKSQKKKKRKRCDEEEEEEEFPGVKDHCSDPEDNQVVCVGDEEQQQHPKPEQTGPAIQRASQVEVVTYQDPRKKPKTKPTAAPEKKPVRLNCALQSTTDKKESDQPEELNLEKARLDVHRFGITGYKKEQQRVFEADRAVMLGARPPKKDFVNYKTLQQQIKDKKQKAKEEVQPDLKKKKKQSNPRAKKKNVSSGSGSAPTGQVGRFKNGMLILNTNDIQKIKGKKRHK; encoded by the exons atggaaagaaaagaagacggAGATTCTCACTTTCTTGAGCACGTTTTGGATAAACTGTACGAGTTTG ATCATGAACCAgcctcaaaaagaaaagaaaagaagtctcagaagaagaaaaaaagaaaacgctgtgacgaagaagaggaggaggaggagttcccTGGAGTCAAAGATCACTGCAGTGACCCTGAAGACAACCAGGTAGTTTGTGTTGGagatgaagagcagcagcaacatccGAAGCCCGAGCAAACAG GTCCAGCCATCCAGCGAGCGAGCCAGGTGGAGGTGGTAACATATCAGGACCCCAGAAAGAAACCGAAAACCAAGCCGACTGCAGCGCCCGAAAAAAAGCCTGTGAGACTCAACTGC GCCCTCCAGAGTACGACGGACAAGAAGGAAAGCGACCAGCCAGAAGAGCTCAACTTGGAAAAG GCTCGTCTTGATGTCCATCGGTTTGGAATCACCGGCTACaagaaggagcagcagcgtGTTTTTGAAGCGGACCGAGCCGTCATGCTGGGAGCCCGA CCCCCCAAAAAGGACTTTGTCAACTACAagacgctgcagcagcagatcaaagacaagaagcagaaagcAAAGGAGGAGGTTCAGCCG gacctgaagaaaaagaagaagcagagtaATCCAAG GGCCAAGAAGAAGAACGTGTCCTCTGGTTCTGGCTCAGCCCCCACGGGTCAGGTGGGCCGTTTTAAGAACGGCATGCTGATCCTCAACACCAACGACATCCAGAAAATCAAAGgcaaaaagagacacaaatag
- the c20h1orf131 gene encoding uncharacterized protein C1orf131 homolog isoform X2, whose protein sequence is MERKEDGDSHFLEHVLDKLYEFDHEPASKRKEKKSQKKKKRKRCDEEEEEEEFPGVKDHCSDPEDNQVVCVGDEEQQQHPKPEQTGPAIQRASQVEVVTYQDPRKKPKTKPTAAPEKKPALQSTTDKKESDQPEELNLEKARLDVHRFGITGYKKEQQRVFEADRAVMLGARPPKKDFVNYKTLQQQIKDKKQKAKEEVQPDLKKKKKQSNPRAKKKNVSSGSGSAPTGQVGRFKNGMLILNTNDIQKIKGKKRHK, encoded by the exons atggaaagaaaagaagacggAGATTCTCACTTTCTTGAGCACGTTTTGGATAAACTGTACGAGTTTG ATCATGAACCAgcctcaaaaagaaaagaaaagaagtctcagaagaagaaaaaaagaaaacgctgtgacgaagaagaggaggaggaggagttcccTGGAGTCAAAGATCACTGCAGTGACCCTGAAGACAACCAGGTAGTTTGTGTTGGagatgaagagcagcagcaacatccGAAGCCCGAGCAAACAG GTCCAGCCATCCAGCGAGCGAGCCAGGTGGAGGTGGTAACATATCAGGACCCCAGAAAGAAACCGAAAACCAAGCCGACTGCAGCGCCCGAAAAAAAGCCT GCCCTCCAGAGTACGACGGACAAGAAGGAAAGCGACCAGCCAGAAGAGCTCAACTTGGAAAAG GCTCGTCTTGATGTCCATCGGTTTGGAATCACCGGCTACaagaaggagcagcagcgtGTTTTTGAAGCGGACCGAGCCGTCATGCTGGGAGCCCGA CCCCCCAAAAAGGACTTTGTCAACTACAagacgctgcagcagcagatcaaagacaagaagcagaaagcAAAGGAGGAGGTTCAGCCG gacctgaagaaaaagaagaagcagagtaATCCAAG GGCCAAGAAGAAGAACGTGTCCTCTGGTTCTGGCTCAGCCCCCACGGGTCAGGTGGGCCGTTTTAAGAACGGCATGCTGATCCTCAACACCAACGACATCCAGAAAATCAAAGgcaaaaagagacacaaatag
- the gnpat gene encoding dihydroxyacetone phosphate acyltransferase isoform X2, whose translation MASGTVYSQRDPMLKKRDDFEDILEERRNSSDLRYALKCYTPVLYKGVAPCKSSMLKSMVLQSDQLHYVIQQVSKETGRQTDNVQEEVSAILDEMAHSLQLSTVRFFAFSLTKIFKSLFKSICVNEEGIQRLQQAIQDHPVVLLPSHRSYMDFLLMSYLLYTYELSLPVIAAGMDFMGMKFVGEMLRMSGAFFIRRSFGGNKLYWAVFSEYVKTMLKNGFAPVEFFLEGTRSRTSKSLTPKLGLLNIVMDPFLKGEVFDVNVVPVSISYERILEETLYARELLGIPKPKESTSGLFKARKVLSEDYGSIHVYFGQPVSVRSLAEGRVNRCQFNLVPRHIPGRPDEDIHSFVNDSAYKLVRAQEDNMVLKPWVLLASLLLQKQAAGGQEQGMALDELTAQAVWLRDLSRQYGAFLHWPDQMTPSEVVSSSLTLHRGLVRTCEGKVQLALEHGGPVDPVKPQSTATLEEKLLSQAVIVLSCASYRNQALHVFLRPALLASAIHAASSNLKQEVFNSFSFLRNMFSNEFILCPGATVQDFEEACYLLVKTGALQVTQQEVLVTERGHRTLSFLVSMLDPFLQGYQVVCRFLCEEATETLTEKLFIPAIRKFIIKHLLSGRLRYVEVLSSDLQKNSLAAFLRLGAVEKIKGVDRETLKVNMVMVNSLEDTLGGKLPTQKAVAARL comes from the exons ATGGCATCCGGCACTGTTTATTCG CAAAGAGACCCGATGCTTAAGAAGAGAGATGACTTTGAGGACATtctagaggagaggaggaactcCAGCGACTTGAGATACGCCCTCAAGTGTTACACCCCGGTTCTCTACAAAGGCGTTGCACCGTGTAAATCGAGCATGCTGAAGAGCATGGTGCTTCAGTCTGACCAGCTCCACTATGTCATCCAGCAG GTTTCGAAAGAGACGGGCAGGCAGACTGACAACGTCCAGGAGGAGGTGTCAGCCATCTTGGATGAGATGGCCCATTCTCTGCAGCTCAGCACGGTTCGCTTCTTTGCCTTTAGCCTCACCAAGATCTTCAAGTCCTTGTTCAAGAGCATCTGTGTCAACGAAGAGGGCATCCAGAGG CTCCAGCAGGCCATTCAGGACCACCCGGTAGTCCTGTTACCCAGTCACCGTAGTTACATGGACTTCCTGCTGATGTCATACCTGCTATACACCTACGAACTGAGTCTGCCGGTCATTGCTGCCGGCATGG ACTTCATGGGGATGAAATTTGTTGGGGAGATGCTCCGGATGTCTGGAGCTTTCTTCATTCGAAGGTCGTTTGGTGGGAACAAGCTGTACTGGGCTGTGTTCTCGGAGTATGTCAAGACAATGCTCAAG aatGGATTTGCACCAGTTGAATTTTTCCTAGAGGGGACCAGAAGCCGAACGTCCAAGTCTTTGACGCCAAAGTTGG GTCTGTTGAATATAGTCATGGATCCGTTCCTTAAAGGCGAGGTGTTTGACGTCAACGTGGTCCCAGTCAGCATCAGCTACGAGAGGATCTTAGAAGAGACGCTTTATGCCAGAGAGCTGTTAGGAATTCCCAAACCCAAGGAGTCTACTTCA GGGCTGTTCAAAGCCAGAAAGGTCCTCAGCGAAGACTACGGCAGCATCCATGTGTACTTTGGTCAACCTGTGTCTGTTAGGAGTTTAGCCGAGGGGAGAGTTAACCGCTGCCAGTTCAACCTAGTACCAAG ACACATCCCTGGGAGGCCAGACGAGGACATCCACAGCTTTGTGAATGACTCGGCCTACAAGCTGGTGCGGGCCCAGGAGGACAACATGGTGCTGAAGCCGTGGGTCCTTCtggcctccctgctgctgcagaagcaggcggcgggggggcaggAACAGGGGATGGCGCTGGACGAGCTGACTGCACAGGCCGTGTGGCTCAGGGACCTCTCCCGGCAGTACGGAGCCTTCCTCCACTGGCCTG ACCAAATGACTCCATCAGAAGTAGTTTCCTCCAGTCTTACTCTGCATCGGGGTCTAGTGAGGACCTGCGAGGGGAAAGTCCAGCTGGCTTTGGAACatg GAGGACCGGTGGATCCAGTGAAGCCCCAGAGCACCGCCACCCTGGAAGAGAAGCTCTTGAGCCAGGCAGTCATCGTCCTCTCCTGCGCCTCCTACAGGAACCAGGCTCTGCACGTCTTTCTCCGGCCGGCTCTGCTGGCCTCCGCTATCCACGCTGCTTCCTCCAACCTCAAAC AGGAGGTCTTCAACAGTTTCAGCTTCCTAAGGAACATGTTTTCCAATGAGTTCATCCTCTGCCCTGGAGCTACAGTGCAG GACTTTGAGGAGGCCTGTTACCTGCTGGTGAAGACGGGAGCTCTGCAGGtcacccagcaggaggtcttGGTAACTGAAAGAGGACACAGGACACTGTCCTTCCTCGTCAGTATGCTGGATCCCTTCCTACAAGGATACCAG GTGGTGTGCCGGTTTCTGTGTGAAGAGGCCACTGAGACTCTGACAGAAAAACTGTTTATTCCTGCCATCCGGAAATTCATCATTAAACATCTTCTATCAG GTAGACTCCGGTATGTCGAAGTGCTGTCGTCTGACCTCCAGAAAAACTCTCTGGCTGCCTTTCTAAGACTTGGAGCTGTAGAGAAAATCAAAGG TGTGGATCGGGAGACGTTAAAGGTCAACATGGTGATGGTGAACTCATTGGAAGACACTCTAG GAGGAAAACTGCCCACTCAGAAAGCTGTCGCCGCCCGCCTCTAA
- the gnpat gene encoding dihydroxyacetone phosphate acyltransferase isoform X1, whose product MASGTVYSQRDPMLKKRDDFEDILEERRNSSDLRYALKCYTPVLYKGVAPCKSSMLKSMVLQSDQLHYVIQQVSKETGRQTDNVQEEVSAILDEMAHSLQLSTVRFFAFSLTKIFKSLFKSICVNEEGIQRLQQAIQDHPVVLLPSHRSYMDFLLMSYLLYTYELSLPVIAAGMDFMGMKFVGEMLRMSGAFFIRRSFGGNKLYWAVFSEYVKTMLKNGFAPVEFFLEGTRSRTSKSLTPKLGLLNIVMDPFLKGEVFDVNVVPVSISYERILEETLYARELLGIPKPKESTSGLFKARKVLSEDYGSIHVYFGQPVSVRSLAEGRVNRCQFNLVPRHIPGRPDEDIHSFVNDSAYKLVRAQEDNMVLKPWVLLASLLLQKQAAGGQEQGMALDELTAQAVWLRDLSRQYGAFLHWPDQMTPSEVVSSSLTLHRGLVRTCEGKVQLALEHEGGPVDPVKPQSTATLEEKLLSQAVIVLSCASYRNQALHVFLRPALLASAIHAASSNLKQEVFNSFSFLRNMFSNEFILCPGATVQDFEEACYLLVKTGALQVTQQEVLVTERGHRTLSFLVSMLDPFLQGYQVVCRFLCEEATETLTEKLFIPAIRKFIIKHLLSGRLRYVEVLSSDLQKNSLAAFLRLGAVEKIKGVDRETLKVNMVMVNSLEDTLGGKLPTQKAVAARL is encoded by the exons ATGGCATCCGGCACTGTTTATTCG CAAAGAGACCCGATGCTTAAGAAGAGAGATGACTTTGAGGACATtctagaggagaggaggaactcCAGCGACTTGAGATACGCCCTCAAGTGTTACACCCCGGTTCTCTACAAAGGCGTTGCACCGTGTAAATCGAGCATGCTGAAGAGCATGGTGCTTCAGTCTGACCAGCTCCACTATGTCATCCAGCAG GTTTCGAAAGAGACGGGCAGGCAGACTGACAACGTCCAGGAGGAGGTGTCAGCCATCTTGGATGAGATGGCCCATTCTCTGCAGCTCAGCACGGTTCGCTTCTTTGCCTTTAGCCTCACCAAGATCTTCAAGTCCTTGTTCAAGAGCATCTGTGTCAACGAAGAGGGCATCCAGAGG CTCCAGCAGGCCATTCAGGACCACCCGGTAGTCCTGTTACCCAGTCACCGTAGTTACATGGACTTCCTGCTGATGTCATACCTGCTATACACCTACGAACTGAGTCTGCCGGTCATTGCTGCCGGCATGG ACTTCATGGGGATGAAATTTGTTGGGGAGATGCTCCGGATGTCTGGAGCTTTCTTCATTCGAAGGTCGTTTGGTGGGAACAAGCTGTACTGGGCTGTGTTCTCGGAGTATGTCAAGACAATGCTCAAG aatGGATTTGCACCAGTTGAATTTTTCCTAGAGGGGACCAGAAGCCGAACGTCCAAGTCTTTGACGCCAAAGTTGG GTCTGTTGAATATAGTCATGGATCCGTTCCTTAAAGGCGAGGTGTTTGACGTCAACGTGGTCCCAGTCAGCATCAGCTACGAGAGGATCTTAGAAGAGACGCTTTATGCCAGAGAGCTGTTAGGAATTCCCAAACCCAAGGAGTCTACTTCA GGGCTGTTCAAAGCCAGAAAGGTCCTCAGCGAAGACTACGGCAGCATCCATGTGTACTTTGGTCAACCTGTGTCTGTTAGGAGTTTAGCCGAGGGGAGAGTTAACCGCTGCCAGTTCAACCTAGTACCAAG ACACATCCCTGGGAGGCCAGACGAGGACATCCACAGCTTTGTGAATGACTCGGCCTACAAGCTGGTGCGGGCCCAGGAGGACAACATGGTGCTGAAGCCGTGGGTCCTTCtggcctccctgctgctgcagaagcaggcggcgggggggcaggAACAGGGGATGGCGCTGGACGAGCTGACTGCACAGGCCGTGTGGCTCAGGGACCTCTCCCGGCAGTACGGAGCCTTCCTCCACTGGCCTG ACCAAATGACTCCATCAGAAGTAGTTTCCTCCAGTCTTACTCTGCATCGGGGTCTAGTGAGGACCTGCGAGGGGAAAGTCCAGCTGGCTTTGGAACatg AAGGAGGACCGGTGGATCCAGTGAAGCCCCAGAGCACCGCCACCCTGGAAGAGAAGCTCTTGAGCCAGGCAGTCATCGTCCTCTCCTGCGCCTCCTACAGGAACCAGGCTCTGCACGTCTTTCTCCGGCCGGCTCTGCTGGCCTCCGCTATCCACGCTGCTTCCTCCAACCTCAAAC AGGAGGTCTTCAACAGTTTCAGCTTCCTAAGGAACATGTTTTCCAATGAGTTCATCCTCTGCCCTGGAGCTACAGTGCAG GACTTTGAGGAGGCCTGTTACCTGCTGGTGAAGACGGGAGCTCTGCAGGtcacccagcaggaggtcttGGTAACTGAAAGAGGACACAGGACACTGTCCTTCCTCGTCAGTATGCTGGATCCCTTCCTACAAGGATACCAG GTGGTGTGCCGGTTTCTGTGTGAAGAGGCCACTGAGACTCTGACAGAAAAACTGTTTATTCCTGCCATCCGGAAATTCATCATTAAACATCTTCTATCAG GTAGACTCCGGTATGTCGAAGTGCTGTCGTCTGACCTCCAGAAAAACTCTCTGGCTGCCTTTCTAAGACTTGGAGCTGTAGAGAAAATCAAAGG TGTGGATCGGGAGACGTTAAAGGTCAACATGGTGATGGTGAACTCATTGGAAGACACTCTAG GAGGAAAACTGCCCACTCAGAAAGCTGTCGCCGCCCGCCTCTAA